From the genome of Aquila chrysaetos chrysaetos chromosome 12, bAquChr1.4, whole genome shotgun sequence, one region includes:
- the TMEM259 gene encoding membralin isoform X1: MSENQPNANNHHPANNNAGGGAAGGNNRGVRNPNLNQNPLINVRDRLFHALFFKMAVTYARLFPPSFRRVFEFFVLLKALFVLFILAYIHIAFSRSPINCLEHVRDKWPRDGILRVEIQRNSSRAPIFLQFCGVEKFPGMVVESTAEEEEEEEEEMTVDMFENSSVKFELDIEPKVFLKPSRVSSTEALTHNESQEFSFSETATKGMQPLRETVSEFEMLARAVWPQEEYIVEYSLEYGFLRLSQSTRQRLSIPVMVVTLDPTRDQCFGDRFSRLLLDEFLGYDDILMSSVKALAENEENKGFLRNVVSGEHYRFVSMWMARTSYLAAFVIMVIFTLSVSMLLRYSHHQIFVFIVDLLQMLEMNMTIAFPAAPLLTVILALVGMEAIMSEFFNDTTTAFYIILIVWLADQYDAICCHTNTSKRHWLRFFYLYHFAFYAYHYRFNGQYSSLALVTSWLFIQHSMIYFFHHYELPAILQQIRIQEMLLQNQQVGQGTQTTLQDNLNNNTTAAPVDVGSRRPHLAAGPSGESSSSAALTPSEASSVIAAATAASVGSDLNWVAETAAIVTEASFLSDLSTTLLEPNVVHEAMANGNPQDAAAASSLVARIRVSSDHPETAMGSITIEVTSTSVVAAADVPPAAEVAPAAPLVPLQEERASVPSPSLPEQTEAVEGSDSQAKSSGKNCVANSSMAETPPAFVEDTDQDRRLGRALGDQGESSPCPAPADSTPSSKPCSEPDLRSLS; the protein is encoded by the exons ATGTCCGAGAACCAGCCGAACGCCAACAACCACCACCCAGCCAACAACAACGCGGGCGGTGGGGCTGCCGGGGGGAACAACCGGGGTGTCCGCAACCCCAACCTCAACCAGAACCCCTTGATCAATGTGCGCGATCGCCTCTTCCACGCGCTCTTCTTCAAGATGGCAGTGACCTACGCTCGCCTCTTCCCACCCTCCTTCCGACGTGTCTTCGAGTTCTTCGTCCTCCTCAAG GCTCTCTTTGTGCTCTTCATCCTGGCTTACATTCACATCGCCTTCTCCCGCTCGCCCATTAACTGCCTGGAGCACGTGCGAGATAAATGGCCACGTGATGGCATCTTGCGGGTGGAAATACAGCGCAACTCAAGCCGAGCCCCCATCTTCCTGCAATTCTGTGGTGTTGAGAAGTTCCCAGGAATGGTAGTTGAATCCacagctgaggaagaagaggaggaagaggaggaaatgacTGTGGATATGTTTGAAAACAGCTCTGTCAAG TTTGAGCTGGATATCGAGCCCAAGGTGTTCCTCAAGCCATCCCGGGTGAGCAGCACCGAGGCACTGACCCACAACGAAAGCCAGGAGTTCTCGTTTAGTGAAACAGCCACTAAAGGTATGCAGCCTCTGAGAGAGACTGTGTCCGAGTTTGAGATGCTAGCCAGAGCAG TGTGGCCGCAGGAAGAGTACATTGTGGAGTACTCGTTGGAGTATGGGTTTTTGCGCCTGTCCCAGAGCACTCGGCAGCGCCTCAGCATCCCGGTCATGGTGGTGACTTTGG ATCCTACCAGGGATCAGTGCTTTGGGGACAGGTTCAGTCGCCTATTGCTGGACGAGTTCCTGGGTTATGATGACATCCTGATGTCAAGCGTCAAAGCTTtagctgaaaatgaagaaaacaaag gtttCCTTCGCAATGTGGTGTCTGGGGAGCACTATCGCTTTGTCAGCATGTGGATGGCTAGGACTTCGTATCTGGCTGCATTTGTCATCATGGTCATATTT ACTCTGTCCGTTTCGATGCTGTTGCGCTACTCGCACCATCAGATCTTTGTCTTCATTG tTGACCTGTTACAGATGCTGGAAATGAACATGACAATTGCattccctgcagctccccttCTCACTGTCATTCTGGCTCTAGTCG GTATGGAGGCCATTATGTCAGAGTTCTTCAATGACACCACAACTGCGTTTTACATCATCCTTATTGTATGGCTGGCTGACCAATACGATGCTATCTGTTGCCACACCAATACAAGCAAGAGGCATTGGCTCAG GTTCTTCTATCTGTACCACTTTGCTTTCTATGCTTACCACTATCGATTCAACGGGCAGTACAGCAGCCTGGCTCTCGTCACCTCGTGGCTCTTCATCCAG CATTCAATGATTTACTTCTTCCATCACTATGAGCTGCCAGCCATTCTCCAGCAGATCAGGATCCAGGAGATGCTGTTGCAGAACCAGCAGGTGGGCCAGGGGACTCAGACAACGCTCCAAGACAACCTCAACAACAACACTACAGCTGCCCCTGTTGACGTGGGGAGCCGCCGACCCCACCTGGCCGCCGGACCCtctggggagagcagcagctcgGCTGCCTTGACTCCCAGCGAGGCCTCCAGCGTCATTGCTGCCGCCACGGCGGCTTCTGTTGGGAGCGATCTGAACTGGGTAGCTGAGACGGCCGCTATCGTTACAGAAGCCTCGTTCCTCTCTGACCTGAGCACTACCCTCCTGGAGCCAAATGTGGTGCATGAAGCCATGGCCAACGGGAACCCTCAGGATGCTGCCGCTGCCTCCAGTCTGGTTGCCCGCATCAGGGTCAGCAGCGACCACCCGGAGACAGCCATGGGCTCCATCACCATTGAAGTCACTTCAACGTCTGTGGTGGCTGCAGCAGATGTTCCCCCCGCTGCAGAGGTGGCACCAGCTGCGCCCCTTGTCCcgctgcaggaggagagggcctctgtccccagcccttcccttccTGAGCAGACTGAGGCTGTCGAGGGCTCAGACAGTCAAGCAAAATCTAGTGGCAAGAACTGCGTTGCAAACAGCAGCATGGCAGAGACCCCTCCAGCCTTTGTTGAGGACACTGATCAGGACAGACGTTTGGGGCGTGCTCTTGGGGACCAGGGGGAAAGCAGCCCTTGCCCAGCACCAGCGGATAGTACACCTAGCTCCAAACCTTGCTCGGAGCCAGACTTGAGGAGCCTGTCTTGA
- the TMEM259 gene encoding membralin isoform X2, with translation MSENQPNANNHHPANNNAGGGAAGGNNRGVRNPNLNQNPLINVRDRLFHALFFKMAVTYARLFPPSFRRVFEFFVLLKALFVLFILAYIHIAFSRSPINCLEHVRDKWPRDGILRVEIQRNSSRAPIFLQFCGVEKFPGMVVESTAEEEEEEEEEMTVDMFENSSVKFELDIEPKVFLKPSRVSSTEALTHNESQEFSFSETATKVWPQEEYIVEYSLEYGFLRLSQSTRQRLSIPVMVVTLDPTRDQCFGDRFSRLLLDEFLGYDDILMSSVKALAENEENKGFLRNVVSGEHYRFVSMWMARTSYLAAFVIMVIFTLSVSMLLRYSHHQIFVFIVDLLQMLEMNMTIAFPAAPLLTVILALVGMEAIMSEFFNDTTTAFYIILIVWLADQYDAICCHTNTSKRHWLRFFYLYHFAFYAYHYRFNGQYSSLALVTSWLFIQHSMIYFFHHYELPAILQQIRIQEMLLQNQQVGQGTQTTLQDNLNNNTTAAPVDVGSRRPHLAAGPSGESSSSAALTPSEASSVIAAATAASVGSDLNWVAETAAIVTEASFLSDLSTTLLEPNVVHEAMANGNPQDAAAASSLVARIRVSSDHPETAMGSITIEVTSTSVVAAADVPPAAEVAPAAPLVPLQEERASVPSPSLPEQTEAVEGSDSQAKSSGKNCVANSSMAETPPAFVEDTDQDRRLGRALGDQGESSPCPAPADSTPSSKPCSEPDLRSLS, from the exons ATGTCCGAGAACCAGCCGAACGCCAACAACCACCACCCAGCCAACAACAACGCGGGCGGTGGGGCTGCCGGGGGGAACAACCGGGGTGTCCGCAACCCCAACCTCAACCAGAACCCCTTGATCAATGTGCGCGATCGCCTCTTCCACGCGCTCTTCTTCAAGATGGCAGTGACCTACGCTCGCCTCTTCCCACCCTCCTTCCGACGTGTCTTCGAGTTCTTCGTCCTCCTCAAG GCTCTCTTTGTGCTCTTCATCCTGGCTTACATTCACATCGCCTTCTCCCGCTCGCCCATTAACTGCCTGGAGCACGTGCGAGATAAATGGCCACGTGATGGCATCTTGCGGGTGGAAATACAGCGCAACTCAAGCCGAGCCCCCATCTTCCTGCAATTCTGTGGTGTTGAGAAGTTCCCAGGAATGGTAGTTGAATCCacagctgaggaagaagaggaggaagaggaggaaatgacTGTGGATATGTTTGAAAACAGCTCTGTCAAG TTTGAGCTGGATATCGAGCCCAAGGTGTTCCTCAAGCCATCCCGGGTGAGCAGCACCGAGGCACTGACCCACAACGAAAGCCAGGAGTTCTCGTTTAGTGAAACAGCCACTAAAG TGTGGCCGCAGGAAGAGTACATTGTGGAGTACTCGTTGGAGTATGGGTTTTTGCGCCTGTCCCAGAGCACTCGGCAGCGCCTCAGCATCCCGGTCATGGTGGTGACTTTGG ATCCTACCAGGGATCAGTGCTTTGGGGACAGGTTCAGTCGCCTATTGCTGGACGAGTTCCTGGGTTATGATGACATCCTGATGTCAAGCGTCAAAGCTTtagctgaaaatgaagaaaacaaag gtttCCTTCGCAATGTGGTGTCTGGGGAGCACTATCGCTTTGTCAGCATGTGGATGGCTAGGACTTCGTATCTGGCTGCATTTGTCATCATGGTCATATTT ACTCTGTCCGTTTCGATGCTGTTGCGCTACTCGCACCATCAGATCTTTGTCTTCATTG tTGACCTGTTACAGATGCTGGAAATGAACATGACAATTGCattccctgcagctccccttCTCACTGTCATTCTGGCTCTAGTCG GTATGGAGGCCATTATGTCAGAGTTCTTCAATGACACCACAACTGCGTTTTACATCATCCTTATTGTATGGCTGGCTGACCAATACGATGCTATCTGTTGCCACACCAATACAAGCAAGAGGCATTGGCTCAG GTTCTTCTATCTGTACCACTTTGCTTTCTATGCTTACCACTATCGATTCAACGGGCAGTACAGCAGCCTGGCTCTCGTCACCTCGTGGCTCTTCATCCAG CATTCAATGATTTACTTCTTCCATCACTATGAGCTGCCAGCCATTCTCCAGCAGATCAGGATCCAGGAGATGCTGTTGCAGAACCAGCAGGTGGGCCAGGGGACTCAGACAACGCTCCAAGACAACCTCAACAACAACACTACAGCTGCCCCTGTTGACGTGGGGAGCCGCCGACCCCACCTGGCCGCCGGACCCtctggggagagcagcagctcgGCTGCCTTGACTCCCAGCGAGGCCTCCAGCGTCATTGCTGCCGCCACGGCGGCTTCTGTTGGGAGCGATCTGAACTGGGTAGCTGAGACGGCCGCTATCGTTACAGAAGCCTCGTTCCTCTCTGACCTGAGCACTACCCTCCTGGAGCCAAATGTGGTGCATGAAGCCATGGCCAACGGGAACCCTCAGGATGCTGCCGCTGCCTCCAGTCTGGTTGCCCGCATCAGGGTCAGCAGCGACCACCCGGAGACAGCCATGGGCTCCATCACCATTGAAGTCACTTCAACGTCTGTGGTGGCTGCAGCAGATGTTCCCCCCGCTGCAGAGGTGGCACCAGCTGCGCCCCTTGTCCcgctgcaggaggagagggcctctgtccccagcccttcccttccTGAGCAGACTGAGGCTGTCGAGGGCTCAGACAGTCAAGCAAAATCTAGTGGCAAGAACTGCGTTGCAAACAGCAGCATGGCAGAGACCCCTCCAGCCTTTGTTGAGGACACTGATCAGGACAGACGTTTGGGGCGTGCTCTTGGGGACCAGGGGGAAAGCAGCCCTTGCCCAGCACCAGCGGATAGTACACCTAGCTCCAAACCTTGCTCGGAGCCAGACTTGAGGAGCCTGTCTTGA